From Apium graveolens cultivar Ventura chromosome 9, ASM990537v1, whole genome shotgun sequence, the proteins below share one genomic window:
- the LOC141685616 gene encoding uncharacterized protein LOC141685616 has protein sequence MDKVRRSLGFDGLISVDAIGKSGGLALLWKIKDQVTLYSMSKNHIDVEISVDGKDKWRLTGMYGEPDRQQRWRTWELLRNLARDSNLPWCIIGDLNNVLAQQDKVGGAPYPNWLVEGFNEVVRDIGVFDLELIGHQYTWERGRGTDGWTEVRLDRALTNESWLHLFPNAKLYNMEGASSDHSPILLIPEDRVKYVAQKRFRFENAWLTEPMCRQLVVECWEGEDGIDIQGKIKNCGDSLSQWGKEITGKFSDRIRGCKLEMKKLRKRRDEVSVQQYKELKDTLIRILEQREIFWRQRSKQLWLQSGDKNTRFFHASATVRRNMNQIFRLKNGEGRWIDWDDGLAEHITDHFNHLFTATRTNW, from the coding sequence ATGGATAAAGTGCGAAGAAGTTTAGGTTTTGATGGCTTGATTTCAGTGGATGCTATTGGTAAGAGTGGGGGCTTAGCGCTGCTGTGGAAAATAAAAGATCAGGTTACGCTTTATAGCATGTCTAAAAATCACATTGACGTGGAAATCTCTGTAGATGGTAAGGATAAGTGGAGGCTGACTGGTATGTATGGTGAGCCGGACAGGCAGCAACGGTGGAGAACGTGGGAGTTGTTACGAAATCTGGCCAGAGATTCTAATCTTCCTTGGTGCATTATAGGTGACCTTAACAATGTGTTGGCTCAACAAGATAAGGTTGGAGGTGCCCCGTATCCTAACTGGTTGGTAGAGGGTTTCAACGAAGTTGTAAGAGATATAGGTGTGTTTGATCTTGAGTTAATTGGGCATCAATATACTTGGGAGCGTGGGAGAGGTACTGATGGTTGGACAGAAGTTCGGTTGGATAGGGCGTTAACTAATGAATCTTGGTTACACTTATTCCCTAATGCGAAGTTGTACAACATGGAAGGAGCTTCGTCAGATCATAGTCCGATCCTTTTAATTCCTGAAGATAGGGTTAAGTATGTGGCCCAAAAAAGATTTCGCTTCGAGAACGCTTGGTTAACGGAGCCGATGTGTAGACAACTAGTAGTTGAATGTTGGGAAGGAGAGGATGGTATCGATATTCAAGGGAAAATTAAAAATTGTGGAGATAGTCTGTCGCAATGGGGGAAGGAAATCACTGGAAAATTTAGTGATCGTATCAGGGGCTGCAAGTTAGAGATGAAAAAGCTCAGAAAACGAAGGGATGAAGTTTCTGTGCAGCAGTATAAGGAATTGAAGGATACATTGATTCGAATTTTGGAACAGAGAGAGATTTTTTGGAGACAGCGATCTAAACAACTTTGGTTGCAATCGGGGGATAAAAACACTCGTTTTTTTCATGCGTCTGCTACTGTTCGACGTAACATGAATCAGATTTTTCGATTGAAAAATGGCGAGGGGCGTTGGATAGACTGGGATGATGGTCTAGCTGAACACATAACAGATCACTTTAATCATTTGTTTACAGCCACCCGTACGAATTGGTAG
- the LOC141682474 gene encoding ACT domain-containing protein ACR11-like, with the protein MAMTMASSWLSLKTCSNLNAKKPLFNCFSATNTSCISSKIRLSSSVSSISVKASSSLSTAVEETSYSDIKKIPTPKVILDQDSDPDVTVVEITFGDRLGTLLDTMEALKNLGLNVVKANVYLDDSGKHNKFSITNASSGRKIEDPELLEAIRLTIINNLLEYHPESSAQLAMGEAFGGLSPHEKLDVDVATHIKVRDDGPEQSLLYVETADRPGLLVDLVKTITDINVAVQSGEFDTEGLLAKAKFHVNYRNKPLIKPLQQVLANSLRYFLRRPSTEEASF; encoded by the exons ATGGCTATGACTATGGCTTCTTCTTGGCTTTCTCTCAAGACTTGCAGCAACTTGAATGCTAAAAAACCTCTTTTTAACTGTTTTTCTGCTACAAATACATCATGCATTTCATCCAAAATAAG ATTGTCATCGTCAGTCAGTAGCATTTCTGTGAAAGCATCATCATCATTATCCACAGCTGTGGAG GAAACAAGTTATTCAGATATTAAGAAAATTCCTACGCCCAAAGTGATATTAGACCAAGATTCAGATCCAGATGTAACCGTTGTTGAGATTACTTTCGGGGATCGCCTTGGCACTCTCCTTGACACG ATGGAGGCGCTTAAAAATCTTGGACTGAATGTTGTCAAGGCAAATGTGTATCTTGATGATTCTGGGAAGCACAACAAGTTTTCCATCACAAATGC TTCCAGTGGTAGAAAAATTGAGGATCCAGAGTTGCTCGAGGCAATCCGTTTGACTATCATTAACAATTTGCTAGAGTATCATCCG GAGTCCAGTGCTCAACTAGCAATGGGAGAAGCTTTTGGAGGTTTGTCACCACACGAGAAG CTTGATGTGGACGTTGCAACTCACATCAAAGTTCGTGACGATGGCCCTGAACAAAG CTTGTTGTACGTTGAGACAGCAGATCGTCCTGGGTTACTTGTGGATCTTGTGAAGACCATAACTGACATAAATGTTGCAGTTCAATCAGGAGAGTTTGATACTGAG GGTTTGTTGGCCAAGGCAAAATTTCATGTCAACTACAGAAACAAACCACTCATCAAGCCTCTTCAACAG GTTCTTGCTAATAGTTTACGGTATTTTCTGAGGCGTCCATCAACAGAAGAAGCAAGTTTTTGA